In the genome of Erinaceus europaeus chromosome 8, mEriEur2.1, whole genome shotgun sequence, one region contains:
- the EVX1 gene encoding homeobox even-skipped homolog protein 1, producing the protein MESRKDMVMFLDGGQLGTLVGKRVSNLSEAVASPLPEPPEKMVPRGCLSPRAGPPAARERERGGGGPEEDSVDGLTGSVAGPGAEPRTTGAAVLVPGPPAPSADSLSGQGQPSSSDTESDFYEEIEVSCTPDCTTGNAEYQHSKGASSEALTSSPNSSSEAPKSNSGSSSQGTLACSASDQMRRYRTAFTREQIARLEKEFYRENYVSRPRRCELAAALNLPETTIKVWFQNRRMKDKRQRLAMTWPHPADPAFYTYMMSHAAAAGGLPYPFPSHLPLPYYSPVGLGAASAASAAASPFSGPLRPLDTFRVLSQPYPRPELLCAFRHPPLYPGPAHGLGTSAGAPCSCLACHSGPANGLAPRAAAAASDFTCASTSRSDSFLTFAPSVLSKASSVALDQREEVPLTR; encoded by the exons ATGGAGAGCAGAAAGGACATGGTCATGTTTTTGGATGGGGGGCAGCTAGGCACGCTGGTTGGAAAGAGGGTCTCCAATCTGTCTGAAGCCGTGGCCAGCCCGTTGCCCGAGCCGCCGGAGAAGATGGTGCCCCGGGGCTGCCTGAGCCCGCGGGCTGGTCCCCCCGCAGCCCGGGAGCGGGAGCGTGGCGGGGGAGGCCCGGAGGAGGACTCGGTCGACGGGCTCACGGGCAGCGTTGCCGGGCCGGGTGCAGAACCGCGGACCACTGGGGCGGCAGTTCTTGTCCCCGGACCCCCGGCTCCCTCCGCCGACAGCCTCTCGGGACAGGGGCAACCCAGCAGCTCGGACACCGAGTCGGATTTCTATGAAGAAATCGAGGTGAGCTGCACCCCGGACTGCACCACCGGGAACGCCGAGTACCAACACAGCAAAG GGGCCAGCTCAGAGGCGCTGACCAGCAGTCCCAACAGCAGCAGTGAGGCCCCCAAGAGCAACAGTGGCAGCAGCTCACAGGGCACTCTGGCCTGCAGTGCCAGTGACCAGATGCGGCGTTACAGGACAGCCTTTACTAGGGAGCAGATTGCTCGCTTGGAGAAGGAATTCTACAGGGAAAACTACGTCTCAAGACCCAGGAGGTGCGAGCTGGCCGCAGCTCTGAACTTGCCTGAAACCACCATTAAG GTGTGGTTCCAGAACCGGCGCATGAAGGACAAACGGCAGCGGCTGGCCATGACGTGGCCGCACCCGGCAGACCCCGCCTTCTACACCTACATGATGAGCCACGCGGCGGCCGCAGGCGGCCTGCCCTACCCGTTCCCGTCGCACCTGCCGCTGCCCTACTACTCGCCCGTGGGCCTGGGCGCCGCCTCGGCCGCCTCTGCCGCCGCCTCGCCCTTCAGCGGCCCTCTGCGCCCGCTCGACACCTTCCGGGTGCTCTCGCAGCCCTACCCGCGGCCAGAACTGCTGTGCGCCTTCCGCCACCCGCCACTCTACCCCGGCCCCGCGCACGGACTGGGCACCTCGGCCGGCGCGCCCTGCTCCTGCCTCGCCTGCCACAGCGGTCCGGCCAACGGGCTGGCGCCCCGGGCGGCCGCGGCCGCCTCGGACTTCACCTGTGCCTCCACGTCCCGCTCGGACTCCTTCCTCACCTTCGCGCCCTCCGTCCTCAGCAAGGCCTCCTCCGTGGCGCTGGACCAGAGGGAGGAGGTGCCGCTCACCAGATAA